A region of Pleionea litopenaei DNA encodes the following proteins:
- a CDS encoding MlaC/ttg2D family ABC transporter substrate-binding protein, protein MNTLFKAFLLLMASMMASITLAATEPKQMLQSAADNIISYLKENQSKLAENPQLSVDLVKKELVPYIDQEALGRRVLAKEWRTATPQQQQQFVELFVDLVIDTYAKGLAQYNNQTFEFEDTEYNDKMTLARVKSQMNQTDGEPVKIDYLLKKPKGLDEWRVVDVRIEGISMANSYKNQFAQQIQNEGLQSVLDKLAKKEITLDQTNAN, encoded by the coding sequence ATGAACACGTTATTTAAGGCTTTCTTGTTACTGATGGCCTCAATGATGGCTTCAATAACACTCGCAGCGACTGAACCTAAGCAAATGTTACAGTCAGCTGCCGACAACATCATCAGCTACTTAAAGGAAAATCAATCAAAGCTGGCAGAGAACCCTCAACTATCTGTTGATCTTGTCAAAAAAGAGTTGGTTCCCTACATTGATCAAGAAGCGTTGGGGCGCCGAGTTTTAGCCAAAGAGTGGCGTACAGCAACGCCGCAACAGCAACAACAGTTTGTTGAGCTGTTCGTTGATTTAGTCATCGATACTTACGCTAAAGGCTTAGCTCAATACAACAACCAAACTTTCGAATTCGAAGACACTGAATACAACGATAAAATGACACTGGCTCGAGTCAAAAGCCAAATGAATCAAACCGATGGAGAGCCGGTAAAAATCGACTATTTGCTGAAAAAGCCAAAAGGCCTCGACGAATGGCGCGTCGTTGATGTTCGCATCGAAGGCATTAGCATGGCCAATAGTTACAAAAACCAGTTTGCTCAACAGATCCAAAACGAAGGCTTACAGTCAGTTTTAGACAAACTCGCGAAGAAAGAAATTACTCTCGATCAAACAAACGCAAACTAA
- a CDS encoding MlaC/ttg2D family ABC transporter substrate-binding protein: protein MKLLKTWLVLVSFFLMGSAVADVPEPQRLLQEIANRMVLILKDNKEQLAKDPNYASQIVRENLLPLIDTDGIGKRLLKRSQWAQLSEEQQVRFNNAFIEHLIQTYAQGLAHYDDHQFVFEQTRFSRTGKTAWVYSELVAKDYEKFDIIYTLKTSDEYQGWKVIDIAVNGIKILQNYREQLKTVDLTEGFDALLAKIEAEQTNVNRSTTGK, encoded by the coding sequence ATGAAGCTACTGAAGACATGGTTAGTATTGGTTAGCTTTTTTCTAATGGGCTCTGCGGTTGCCGACGTTCCGGAACCGCAGCGGCTTCTACAAGAAATAGCCAACCGTATGGTACTAATTCTAAAGGACAATAAAGAACAGTTAGCAAAAGACCCTAACTACGCAAGTCAGATTGTTCGAGAAAATTTATTACCGCTAATCGATACCGATGGCATAGGGAAAAGACTGCTGAAGCGTAGCCAATGGGCACAGCTCTCAGAAGAACAACAAGTTCGTTTCAATAATGCTTTTATCGAACACTTAATTCAAACCTATGCTCAAGGATTAGCACACTATGATGATCACCAGTTTGTTTTTGAACAAACTCGTTTTAGTCGAACAGGTAAAACGGCCTGGGTATACAGCGAACTGGTTGCTAAAGACTACGAGAAATTCGATATCATTTACACCCTTAAAACCTCTGATGAATATCAAGGTTGGAAAGTAATCGATATCGCCGTGAACGGCATTAAAATTTTACAGAACTACCGAGAGCAGTTGAAAACGGTTGACCTAACAGAAGGATTTGACGCTTTGCTTGCAAAAATTGAAGCGGAGCAAACGAACGTGAACCGTTCAACAACTGGAAAATAA
- the serS gene encoding serine--tRNA ligase, giving the protein MIDPKLLRNNLDEVAANLARRGFALDKEAIEKLEAQRKSIQVKTEELQNQSKTVSKQIGQLKAKGEDVQPILDQVADIKKAREAAEHELRDVQEQLHHIHLTTPNLLDDAVPDGNDENDNKEIRRWGEPRKFDFEVKDHIELGEMGGGLDFAASAKITGSRFVVMRNRMAKLHRALIQFMIDVHSGEHGYDEVYVPYMVNRDSLLGTGQLPKFEEDLFQAKGSTQDDRPLYLIPTAEVPLTNLVRDEIIEADALPLKFVAHTPCFRSEAGSYGKDVKGLIRQHQFEKVELVQIVPAEQSMQALEELTGHAENILKLLGLPFRTMVLCSGDITFGATKTYDLEVWLPGQQAYREISSCSNLGDFQARRMQARTRVDGKTELVHTLNGSGLAVGRTLVALVENYQTADGKIQIPEILQPYLGGASEI; this is encoded by the coding sequence ATGATTGATCCAAAATTATTGCGTAATAATCTAGATGAAGTTGCGGCGAATTTAGCTCGACGGGGTTTTGCCCTCGACAAAGAAGCGATTGAAAAGCTAGAGGCTCAACGTAAGTCAATTCAAGTAAAAACGGAAGAGCTACAAAATCAGAGTAAAACGGTGTCTAAACAGATTGGGCAACTAAAGGCTAAAGGCGAAGATGTTCAGCCAATTTTAGATCAAGTGGCCGATATTAAAAAAGCTCGTGAAGCAGCAGAACACGAATTACGAGACGTTCAGGAGCAGCTGCATCATATTCATCTGACCACCCCAAATCTATTAGACGATGCGGTTCCAGATGGTAATGACGAGAATGACAACAAAGAAATTCGTCGGTGGGGTGAGCCTCGCAAGTTTGACTTTGAAGTTAAAGATCATATTGAGCTAGGTGAAATGGGTGGTGGATTAGATTTCGCCGCATCAGCGAAAATCACGGGCTCTCGGTTTGTGGTGATGCGTAATCGCATGGCCAAGCTGCATCGTGCATTGATTCAGTTTATGATTGACGTTCATTCTGGCGAGCACGGTTATGATGAAGTGTATGTTCCTTACATGGTTAACCGCGATAGCCTTTTAGGCACTGGTCAGCTGCCAAAGTTTGAAGAAGATTTGTTTCAGGCCAAGGGCAGTACGCAAGACGATCGTCCTTTGTATTTAATACCAACGGCAGAAGTACCACTAACGAATCTAGTTCGAGATGAAATAATTGAAGCGGACGCTTTGCCACTGAAGTTCGTTGCTCATACACCTTGTTTTCGTTCTGAAGCAGGATCTTATGGTAAAGATGTAAAAGGATTGATTCGCCAACATCAATTTGAAAAAGTTGAGCTTGTACAAATTGTTCCTGCGGAACAATCAATGCAAGCGCTTGAAGAATTGACGGGTCATGCTGAAAATATACTTAAGCTTCTAGGGCTGCCGTTTAGAACCATGGTTTTGTGCAGTGGTGACATTACTTTTGGTGCGACGAAAACCTATGATTTAGAAGTTTGGTTACCCGGACAGCAAGCCTACCGTGAAATTTCTTCTTGCAGTAACCTTGGAGATTTCCAAGCCCGTCGCATGCAAGCGCGCACGCGCGTCGATGGTAAGACCGAATTGGTACATACCTTAAATGGCTCCGGTTTGGCGGTCGGTCGAACCTTGGTTGCTCTGGTTGAGAATTATCAAACTGCCGATGGAAAAATCCAGATTCCAGAAATTTTACAACCCTATTTAGGTGGGGCCAGCGAAATATAA
- the crcB gene encoding fluoride efflux transporter CrcB — protein sequence MSMHWALLIAVAFGSAIGGVARFLIREYLPLWLNVDFPIGTLTVNVIGCLLAGVLMSYWQAVIVSPVFKAAILVGFLGALTTFSSFSVDTLALVQEQNYAKAGFNVFVNMTFSLIAVFFGAWIGGKLAPN from the coding sequence ATGAGTATGCATTGGGCTTTGCTTATCGCTGTCGCATTTGGCAGTGCTATTGGAGGTGTGGCGCGCTTTCTCATTCGGGAATATTTACCGCTTTGGCTCAATGTTGATTTTCCCATTGGTACATTAACGGTCAACGTCATTGGCTGTTTATTAGCCGGCGTATTGATGAGTTATTGGCAAGCAGTAATCGTATCACCCGTATTTAAGGCGGCAATCTTAGTCGGGTTTTTAGGAGCACTTACGACGTTTTCGTCGTTTTCGGTAGACACTTTGGCTCTGGTACAAGAACAAAACTATGCAAAAGCTGGGTTCAATGTCTTTGTAAATATGACATTTAGCTTAATTGCAGTTTTTTTTGGGGCGTGGATTGGTGGTAAACTAGCGCCAAATTAA
- a CDS encoding replication-associated recombination protein A: protein MADLFEQSIPYQPLAARMRPRKLTDYVGQSHLLAEGKPLRKSIQSDAIHSMILWGPPGVGKTSLARLLANETKATFIAISAIMSGVKDIRAAIERAKQQQVMGGKTLLFVDEVHRFNKSQQDAFLPFVEDGTVIFIGATTENPSFELNNALLSRSRVYKLQKLSEDELGSLLHRALQDKESGLGNLNLTIDTEASQLLIKASQGDSRKLLNLLEMASDFVGESDGSCIQEQHVADVVGESIKHFDKTGDIFYEQISALHKSVRGSDPDAALYWFCRMLEGGCDPLYIARRVVRMASEEVGNADPRSLTLALDAWQVQERLGSPEGELAIAQAIVYVASAAKSNAVYKAYGDARSFVANNDDADVPVHLRNAPSQLMKELGYGEKYRYSHDEPDAFSPGQSYWPDETQAQDFYQPVKRGLEIQISEKLARLKQLNQQVSKR, encoded by the coding sequence TTGGCGGATTTATTTGAGCAGTCTATACCTTATCAGCCTCTAGCGGCACGAATGCGCCCACGTAAACTAACAGATTACGTGGGACAATCGCATTTGCTCGCAGAGGGTAAGCCTTTACGGAAATCCATTCAAAGCGACGCTATACATTCAATGATTTTGTGGGGGCCACCCGGTGTCGGAAAAACTTCATTGGCGCGATTACTAGCCAATGAGACAAAAGCCACATTCATTGCAATCTCTGCCATTATGAGTGGCGTTAAAGATATTCGAGCGGCCATTGAAAGGGCTAAGCAACAACAAGTCATGGGCGGCAAAACGTTATTGTTTGTTGACGAAGTACATCGTTTTAATAAATCGCAGCAAGACGCTTTTTTACCCTTTGTCGAAGACGGGACAGTGATTTTTATTGGTGCGACAACCGAAAACCCTTCTTTTGAATTGAACAATGCACTGCTGTCGCGCAGTCGAGTTTACAAATTACAAAAGTTATCTGAAGACGAGTTGGGCTCTCTTTTGCATCGTGCGCTTCAAGACAAAGAGAGCGGTCTTGGAAATTTAAATCTAACGATAGATACTGAAGCATCTCAGTTATTGATTAAAGCGTCACAAGGTGATTCCCGAAAGCTACTCAATTTGCTTGAAATGGCAAGCGACTTTGTCGGTGAGTCTGATGGGTCTTGTATTCAAGAGCAACACGTAGCGGATGTGGTCGGTGAGTCTATAAAGCACTTCGATAAAACTGGGGATATTTTTTATGAACAAATATCGGCTCTGCATAAATCGGTTCGTGGCTCAGATCCAGATGCTGCCTTGTATTGGTTTTGTCGAATGCTTGAAGGCGGGTGCGACCCATTATATATTGCTCGACGTGTTGTTCGAATGGCTTCAGAAGAAGTTGGAAATGCCGATCCTCGTAGTTTGACTCTAGCGCTTGATGCTTGGCAGGTTCAAGAGCGCTTAGGCTCACCAGAAGGCGAACTTGCGATTGCTCAAGCCATTGTTTACGTGGCTTCTGCTGCAAAAAGTAACGCCGTATATAAAGCCTATGGTGATGCTCGCAGTTTTGTCGCAAATAACGATGATGCAGACGTTCCTGTGCATCTTAGAAATGCACCGAGTCAGTTAATGAAAGAGCTTGGGTATGGTGAAAAGTATCGTTACTCTCACGATGAGCCTGATGCTTTCTCTCCAGGACAGTCTTATTGGCCAGATGAGACACAAGCGCAGGATTTTTATCAACCTGTTAAGCGAGGCTTAGAGATTCAAATAAGTGAAAAGCTGGCTCGGTTAAAGCAGCTTAATCAACAAGTGAGCAAACGTTAA
- the lolA gene encoding outer membrane lipoprotein chaperone LolA — protein sequence MSVTGFKRKVRYLSVSILALMGGAVVAADDMQSFVELTNGIKTYQATFEQKITDQFGTVKDSSKGRFLIKKPYQFTWETLEPYQQLIVSNGEELWTFDRDLDQVNIQTLNKAVGNTPVFLLEADSDTLAKTFSVKQLVSGSEQAAAFELLPKEQGYSFERMIVQFKEQQLVELLLQDTLGQKTIVSFSEVLVNQELSDQQFNFVIPDDVDVVDSREQ from the coding sequence ATGAGTGTAACGGGTTTTAAACGAAAAGTTCGATACTTAAGCGTTTCCATTTTGGCCCTAATGGGGGGAGCGGTAGTTGCAGCTGACGATATGCAATCGTTTGTTGAACTGACCAATGGTATTAAGACCTATCAAGCAACATTCGAACAGAAAATCACTGATCAATTTGGAACGGTTAAAGATTCTTCGAAAGGACGGTTTCTGATAAAAAAGCCTTATCAATTTACATGGGAAACTCTTGAGCCTTATCAACAACTGATCGTTTCGAACGGTGAAGAGTTGTGGACATTTGATCGAGATTTGGATCAAGTCAATATTCAAACGCTAAACAAAGCCGTCGGCAATACTCCTGTGTTCTTACTAGAAGCTGATTCAGATACATTGGCTAAAACCTTCTCTGTGAAACAGCTCGTTTCAGGAAGTGAGCAAGCTGCGGCATTTGAATTGCTTCCAAAAGAACAAGGCTATTCATTTGAACGAATGATTGTGCAATTTAAAGAGCAACAGTTAGTTGAGTTGCTACTGCAAGATACACTAGGGCAAAAAACGATCGTTAGTTTCTCAGAAGTTTTAGTGAATCAAGAACTCAGTGATCAGCAATTTAACTTTGTGATTCCTGATGATGTCGATGTCGTGGATTCTCGAGAGCAGTAG
- a CDS encoding DNA translocase FtsK, with protein sequence MTTEQKNKDNNAQLVSPLSARLREGAVICMGTLAVFLLLALITYHPQDPGWSYTGSGDVIHNSAGRAGAWLADVFLQLFGYLAYVFPFMVSYLAYLVFRERKLIERHDWHYWALRGAGFILTLLAGTAIAALNFEDPIIQPSYTSGGVFGQMFGDFLFAAFNALGTTLVLLALFLTGFTLFTGLSWFRLMDVIGAKVIGGIEWVQLKLAERREQKTEEKEVKIKKETRQKAIAEAQVKRETRQPIRIEPVVSKIEPSTRAVKEKQQKLFDEPVEGELPNMNLLDEPQPAKHQISEESLEAMSRLVELKLADFGVQAQVVAVNPGPVITRYELDLAPGVKVSKITALAKDLARALASVSVRVVEVIPGKPYIGIELPNEHREMVRLKEVVGSKEFDNSRSNLSMALGKDISGNPVVIDLAKMPHLLVAGTTGSGKSVGLNAMLVSILYKSTPEDVRFIMIDPKMLELSVYDGIPHLLAPVVTDVKESANALRWSVAEMERRYRLMAAMGVRNLAGFNRKIKDAIKAGQPLTDPLWTNTDDMSDHPPELTTLPQIVIVIDELADMMMIVGKKVEELIARIAQKARAAGIHLILATQRPSVDVITGLIKANVPSRIAFQVSSRIDSRTILDQMGAEHLLGQGDMLYLPAGKNIPERVHGAFVDDDEVHRVVADWQKRGEPDFEEAITSGVSETEMMGIPKGSDEEASAERDELYDQAVAIVTESRRASISGIQRRLKIGYNRAARMIEEMEAAGVVSEMQSNGMREVLAPPPPK encoded by the coding sequence TTGACGACTGAGCAAAAGAACAAAGACAACAATGCCCAGCTAGTTTCGCCTCTATCCGCGAGACTACGAGAAGGTGCGGTCATCTGTATGGGCACTCTAGCTGTATTCTTACTGCTTGCGCTAATAACCTATCATCCGCAGGATCCTGGCTGGAGCTACACCGGAAGTGGCGATGTCATTCATAACTCGGCCGGGCGAGCAGGGGCGTGGCTAGCCGATGTATTTCTCCAATTATTTGGTTACCTTGCTTATGTTTTTCCTTTTATGGTGAGCTATTTAGCGTATTTGGTTTTTCGCGAACGTAAACTTATTGAGCGTCACGATTGGCACTATTGGGCCCTACGCGGTGCCGGTTTCATTTTAACCTTGTTGGCAGGCACGGCCATTGCCGCATTAAACTTTGAAGATCCTATTATCCAGCCAAGCTATACCTCCGGTGGAGTTTTTGGACAAATGTTTGGCGATTTTCTATTTGCAGCCTTTAATGCGCTAGGTACAACACTGGTTCTTTTGGCTTTGTTTTTAACCGGTTTTACTTTGTTCACTGGTTTATCTTGGTTTCGGTTAATGGATGTTATTGGCGCTAAAGTTATTGGTGGAATTGAGTGGGTTCAACTCAAGCTGGCCGAGCGGCGAGAACAGAAGACGGAAGAAAAAGAAGTCAAAATCAAAAAAGAAACGCGTCAGAAAGCAATTGCTGAGGCGCAAGTTAAGCGAGAAACGCGCCAGCCGATCCGAATAGAGCCCGTTGTCAGTAAAATAGAGCCGAGTACGCGTGCAGTGAAAGAAAAGCAGCAAAAGCTTTTCGATGAACCTGTCGAGGGCGAACTTCCAAACATGAATTTATTGGATGAGCCGCAACCTGCCAAGCATCAAATTTCAGAAGAGTCGCTCGAAGCCATGTCACGGCTAGTCGAATTAAAACTAGCCGACTTTGGCGTACAAGCTCAGGTAGTCGCCGTCAATCCAGGGCCGGTCATTACTCGCTACGAACTCGACCTAGCGCCTGGAGTTAAGGTAAGCAAGATCACTGCACTGGCCAAAGATTTGGCGCGAGCGTTAGCGTCAGTAAGCGTTCGGGTTGTTGAAGTGATCCCGGGTAAACCCTATATCGGAATTGAACTTCCTAATGAACACCGAGAGATGGTGCGACTGAAAGAAGTAGTGGGGTCAAAAGAATTTGATAACTCTCGATCAAACCTGAGTATGGCACTAGGTAAAGATATTTCTGGCAACCCAGTGGTAATTGATTTAGCCAAAATGCCTCACTTACTGGTAGCTGGGACAACGGGCTCGGGAAAATCTGTTGGCTTGAATGCAATGTTGGTCAGTATTTTGTACAAGTCCACTCCCGAAGATGTACGTTTTATCATGATCGATCCTAAAATGCTTGAACTGTCCGTTTATGATGGTATTCCGCACTTACTTGCTCCGGTTGTTACCGATGTTAAGGAGTCTGCCAATGCGTTGCGCTGGAGCGTAGCCGAAATGGAACGGCGTTACCGATTAATGGCCGCAATGGGCGTAAGAAATTTAGCGGGCTTTAATCGAAAAATTAAAGATGCTATCAAGGCAGGACAACCACTAACTGATCCTTTGTGGACTAACACAGACGATATGAGTGATCATCCGCCTGAGCTCACCACGTTACCGCAAATTGTCATCGTCATTGATGAGCTCGCCGATATGATGATGATTGTTGGTAAAAAAGTTGAAGAGTTAATTGCTCGTATCGCGCAAAAAGCTCGAGCAGCAGGCATTCACTTGATACTTGCGACACAGCGGCCCTCTGTTGATGTTATCACTGGATTAATCAAAGCCAACGTGCCTTCGCGAATCGCCTTTCAAGTATCGTCAAGAATTGACTCGCGCACCATTTTAGATCAAATGGGAGCAGAGCATTTATTAGGGCAGGGAGATATGTTGTATTTACCTGCCGGTAAAAATATACCGGAGCGTGTTCACGGTGCGTTTGTTGATGATGATGAAGTTCATCGGGTGGTTGCTGATTGGCAAAAACGCGGTGAACCTGATTTTGAAGAGGCGATCACTAGCGGTGTATCTGAAACGGAAATGATGGGAATTCCGAAAGGCAGTGACGAAGAAGCCAGTGCCGAGCGAGATGAGCTTTATGATCAAGCCGTCGCCATCGTAACCGAGTCGCGACGTGCTTCGATATCTGGAATTCAGCGGCGATTGAAAATTGGCTACAATCGAGCCGCTCGTATGATTGAAGAAATGGAAGCCGCGGGTGTTGTATCCGAAATGCAATCGAACGGCATGCGAGAAGTACTGGCACCGCCGCCGCCAAAGTAA
- the lrp gene encoding leucine-responsive transcriptional regulator Lrp gives MANDGRILDRIDKSIMRELQRDGRMANVELAKRVGLSATPCLERVRRLEAEGFITGYSAQVNPHKLNYGLLVFVEITLEKTSPDVFVEFKNAVKDLHEVLECHLVSGDFDYLVKARVVDMVAYRTLLGETLLTLPGVSESRTYVVMEEVKESSEIHIA, from the coding sequence ATGGCCAATGATGGACGAATACTCGATAGAATAGATAAGTCGATTATGCGCGAGCTGCAGCGTGATGGACGAATGGCGAATGTCGAACTCGCTAAACGTGTCGGACTCAGTGCAACGCCTTGCTTAGAGCGAGTCCGGCGACTTGAAGCCGAAGGATTTATAACGGGTTATTCAGCGCAAGTTAACCCGCACAAGCTAAATTATGGCTTATTAGTGTTCGTTGAAATAACTTTGGAGAAAACGTCTCCAGATGTATTCGTCGAGTTCAAAAATGCGGTTAAAGACTTGCATGAAGTGCTGGAGTGCCATTTAGTGAGCGGTGATTTCGACTATTTGGTCAAGGCAAGAGTTGTTGATATGGTTGCCTATCGAACGTTACTTGGCGAGACTTTGTTGACCTTACCGGGCGTTTCTGAGTCGCGAACCTATGTGGTAATGGAAGAAGTTAAGGAATCTTCTGAAATTCATATTGCCTAA
- the ald gene encoding alanine dehydrogenase, whose product MLIGVPKEIKNHEYRVGMVPASVRELIAHGHQVIVEHNAGIGIGFTDDDYTSVGASIRQTPEEIFAEAEMIVKVKEPLAEERKHIRDGQILFTYLHLAPDVPQTQDLLNSGAVCIAYETVTSAAGGLPLLAPMSEVAGRMSIQAGAQCLEKSRAGRGMLLGGVPGVSPAKVAIIGGGVVGSNAAQIAVGMGAQVVLLDRNIDVLRRINVQFGAAVETVFSSKDALERHVLESDLVIGGVLIPGAAAPKLVTKEMVHQMKPGAAVVDVAIDQGGCFETSKATTHAEPTYIVDDVVHYCVANMPGAVPHTSTFALNNATLPYIIALANKGYKKALADDVHLLNGLNVYRGQVTHRSVAESQNLTYVDPKVALGL is encoded by the coding sequence ATGTTAATTGGAGTACCAAAAGAAATAAAAAACCATGAGTACCGCGTTGGTATGGTTCCAGCCAGTGTTCGCGAGTTAATCGCTCATGGTCACCAAGTCATTGTTGAGCACAATGCTGGTATTGGCATTGGTTTTACGGATGATGATTACACCAGTGTGGGTGCTTCAATTCGCCAAACGCCAGAAGAAATTTTTGCTGAAGCAGAAATGATTGTAAAAGTAAAAGAGCCTTTGGCCGAAGAACGAAAGCACATTAGAGATGGTCAAATTTTATTCACTTATTTGCATTTAGCACCTGACGTTCCGCAAACCCAAGATTTACTGAACAGTGGTGCCGTGTGTATCGCTTACGAAACGGTTACTTCTGCTGCAGGAGGCCTTCCTCTTCTTGCACCTATGTCAGAAGTCGCTGGCCGCATGTCAATTCAAGCGGGAGCCCAATGCTTAGAAAAATCACGAGCGGGCCGTGGAATGCTGCTAGGCGGTGTACCCGGTGTTTCTCCTGCGAAAGTTGCCATCATTGGTGGCGGTGTCGTTGGTAGCAATGCCGCACAAATCGCTGTCGGCATGGGCGCACAAGTCGTATTGCTTGACCGCAACATTGATGTACTACGACGTATAAACGTTCAGTTCGGCGCGGCCGTTGAAACGGTTTTTTCTAGTAAAGATGCATTAGAGCGACACGTGCTCGAATCGGATTTAGTCATCGGTGGCGTACTCATTCCTGGTGCTGCAGCTCCTAAATTGGTTACTAAAGAAATGGTTCATCAAATGAAACCTGGTGCAGCGGTGGTGGATGTTGCGATTGATCAGGGTGGCTGTTTTGAGACCTCGAAAGCGACGACCCACGCAGAACCGACCTATATTGTTGACGATGTCGTTCACTACTGTGTTGCTAACATGCCAGGTGCCGTTCCACACACGTCGACTTTTGCGCTTAACAATGCAACGCTACCTTACATCATTGCATTAGCGAATAAGGGTTATAAGAAAGCGCTTGCCGATGACGTTCATTTACTTAACGGATTAAACGTCTATCGCGGACAAGTCACCCATAGAAGTGTGGCTGAGAGCCAAAACTTAACCTATGTTGATCCGAAAGTTGCATTAGGTCTTTAA
- the trxB gene encoding thioredoxin-disulfide reductase — MSDAKHCRLLILGSGPAGYTAAVYGARANLDPVIITGMQQGGQLTTTTDVDNWPGDNDGVQGPDLMVRMQKHAERFGTEIVFDHINEVDLSERPFKLKGDSGQYTCDALIIATGASAKYLGLPSEDAFKGKGVSACATCDGFFYRDQKVAVIGGGNTAVEEALYLSNIASEVHLVHRRDDVRSEKILRDKLLDRAKNGNIVLHWDRTLEEVVGDTSGVTGVRLKSTKDDSIEELDVHGVFIAIGHQPNTQIFDGQLDMHNGYLKIQSGLEGNATQTSVEGVYAAGDVADHVYRQAITSAGAGCMAALDAERFLDNLKN; from the coding sequence ATGAGCGACGCTAAACATTGTCGACTGCTAATCTTAGGTTCTGGACCAGCTGGTTACACGGCTGCGGTCTATGGAGCTCGAGCCAACCTTGATCCTGTAATCATTACCGGCATGCAACAAGGTGGTCAATTAACCACCACCACTGACGTCGATAACTGGCCAGGTGATAACGACGGTGTTCAAGGACCAGATTTAATGGTCAGAATGCAAAAGCACGCTGAGCGTTTCGGTACAGAAATTGTGTTCGATCACATCAACGAAGTTGATCTCTCTGAGCGTCCATTCAAACTTAAAGGCGACAGTGGCCAATACACTTGCGATGCTTTGATCATTGCTACTGGAGCATCTGCCAAATACTTAGGCCTACCTTCAGAGGATGCGTTTAAAGGAAAAGGTGTGTCAGCTTGTGCAACTTGTGATGGCTTTTTCTACCGAGACCAAAAAGTAGCGGTCATCGGTGGAGGAAATACCGCGGTTGAAGAAGCATTATACTTATCGAATATTGCCTCAGAAGTTCATTTAGTTCATCGTCGCGATGATGTCCGTTCGGAAAAAATCTTACGGGATAAGCTGCTTGATCGAGCGAAAAATGGCAACATCGTCTTGCATTGGGATCGAACCCTTGAAGAAGTCGTGGGAGATACCAGCGGCGTCACCGGTGTACGCTTAAAGAGCACCAAAGACGACAGCATCGAAGAGCTTGATGTACATGGCGTTTTCATTGCAATTGGTCATCAACCCAACACGCAAATATTTGATGGTCAACTCGACATGCACAATGGCTATTTAAAGATTCAGTCTGGTCTTGAAGGAAATGCGACGCAAACCAGTGTTGAAGGCGTATATGCCGCAGGCGATGTTGCTGATCATGTCTACCGACAAGCAATTACGTCCGCTGGCGCTGGCTGTATGGCCGCATTAGACGCAGAACGATTCCTCGATAATTTGAAAAACTAG